Below is a window of Rhizobium sullae DNA.
TTTCTGCAAAGTTTCGCCGTGCCGCATCCGACGCGGTCTCCTGGGTGGCGAGCGTGGAGCTTTCCGGCATCGACGCGTCGATGCCGGTTCCGATCAAGGCGATCAACGCTGCGGAACCGAACGTCCGCCAGTAGTGGTTATTCACCTTGTCATGGAAACCGCCGTAGCCTTGCGCATCGGTGCCCGCCATGCCGCCGATCTGAAGTGTCGATCCATTAGGGAAGATAAGATCTATCCAGACGACGAGAACGCGGCTTTGCCCGAAGGAAACCTTGCTGTCGTAGCGCCCGAATAATTTTGCCCCCTGCGGGATCAGCAGCCGGTAACCGGTGGCGCTGTCATAGACGTTCTGGCTGACCTGGGCGGTGATGCGGCCTGGAAGGTCCGAATTGATTCCTGTGATCAAGGTTGCGGGGATCACCGAGCCACGCTTCAGCTCAAAGAGCGATTGCTGCGGCACAACACGGTTGGACAGATATCCAAGCTCCTTGAGATCGGTGTTGAAGAAATCCTCCTTTGACTTCTGGCCGTTCTGGTCGAGGTCCTGCCCCACGAGCCCGTTTTTCAGGGCAGCGGCATAAAGATCCGGCAGGGTGGTGGTCGCGGATGATGCCGTCGACTTGTCGGCCGAGGTTTGGTCGCTTGTCTTGTCAGCTCTTGCCTCCAGCTTGCTTCGGTCGATGGCGAGTGGTGCGTCATAGGCCGCGTCATTCGCCTGCAGGCGTGCCATGCGTTGACGTTGCCGCTCACGCAGATATTGCTCCTGCTGCTCCCGCTTCAGGCGGGCCCGCCAAATCGCCTCCGGCTCGAGTTGCTGGTTCCTTTGCGGTTCTTCCCGGACCGGCTGCTCCGTGAAGGGATTTGTCGCTTTGTCTTCCTTTTTCTCGACCGGTGTCGGCTGGAAAGTGACCTGCTGTTCGGTGTCGCCGATGATGCCGTCGGAGACACCGCGCTTGAGTTGATCGGCAAAGGTTGAGGCGGGCGTTCCGGAACTCGTTTCCAGCCCCGCATCCTTGAAAAACAGCCCGCGGGAAGTAAGGCCGTAAAAGATCACCCCGAGGAAAAGGATCACCAGCGCGATCACGACGATGATCGGCAGGCGGTTGATCCGGCGCATGCCTGACTGCGCGTCCTCGGCGGTGCTGCCACCGAGCTTGAGAGATTGTACCATGTTCTTCTCTCCCCTACCCGCGCTTGAGCAGCGACAGCGCGCTCGCTGGCGTCGCACCACTGGCGGATACCGTATAAGCACGCCCGAGTTCTACCTTGCCGGTCGACAGCCGCGCCAGGACCTGGCCCTCGAAGGGGACGAGCACATAGGCGAGCGGGATGACGCTCTTGCTGCTGTCCGTCTTCTGGTCTGTGACGACGGCATAGCCCCAGCCCTTGAGCGCCGCCTCCAGCGCCTGACCGAAGGGCGACGCGTCCGGCTTGAGCGCGATCGTCACCTTGCCAGGCCCGATCTGCTCGGCGAGGCGGCTGACCATATCGCCGGCGATGGCGCTTGCCGCCGGACCGGAAACATCCGGCGGCGCCTCGCTGGCGACGACGTCATCGGTGCCACCGGTCTGGCATCCGGAAAGAACGAGAACGATGAGGCCGGCGGCGGCGAGCTGGCGGATTGGGCGAAGGAGAAGAGCTCGCATCACCGCCCTCCCCGCCGGATCGTCACCTTCTCCTGTTTCCAGCCAACGCCCGAAACGAGGACGGCTTTTTCGACATTATAATCGACGATCATCATGTCGTTCTTCATCCGATAGTTGACGATCCGATTCTGGCCACCGGAAACGACGAACAACACCGGCGCGTCCCGCCCGGAAATCCGCCGAGGGAACTGGATGTAGGTCTTCTGCCCGTCGCTATAGACCCGCGTCGGTCGCCAACCGGCGCGGCCGGAGACGGAGTAGGAAAAGCTGAGCTTTTCGGCCGGCACGTCGGCGCCGGGGATCGTGCTGGCCTCCAGCCGGGCATTGATGTCGGCGAGCTTGTCCGACACGTCTTCCGGATACTCGAAACCGACCCGGGCCATATATTGCGTCGGATGGGATTTCAGCTGGATATGATAGGTCCGCCGCGAGGTCGTCACCACCATGGAGGTGACAAGACCTGACTCGGACGGCTTGACGATCAGGTGGATTGCCTGGCCTCCGGCAGCGCCCGAGGTCGCGGGCTCGACCTTCCAGCGCACGGTGTCGCCCACCAGCACGTCGCGCACCACCTCGCCGGGCTGGAGTTCGATATCGCAGACCTGCAAGGGAGAGCAGACGACCGAAGGCTGCACCTCGCCAAAGAAAAAGATGACCTTGCCGTCGTCGCCCCGGGTCACCAGGCCGCGGCTCGCCCGCCACTTGCCGGAGATGTCGATGCCCTTCTCTTCGTTGGCCGACACACCGCCTGCAAGCGCGCCCGACGTCAGACCTGTTCCGGTGATCAGCCCGCTTGCCAGGGCAAGGATCAGCCCGGCGCGTCGCGTGTTTGTTCTCATGTTCATGTGCGTGGCCATGCCTTTCAAAGCTGTGCAGTCCAGTCGAAGTCGCGGAGATAAAGCCCGATTGGGTTCAAGCGGATGATACCCTCGTCCTGAGGCGGTGTGAGCGTCACCGTGGCAATGCCGCGAAACCGGCGCACAGCGGTCTCCTTGCCTTTGCGATCGCGCTCGAACTCGGTCCAGTCGATCTGATAGGACTGGTTCGACAGTGCGACGATGTTATTGACCTCGATGGAGACAGTGGCCGTCTTCGCCTTCTCAAACGGCGAGCTCGACCGAAACCACGCATTGACCTTCTCGGTCGCCGGATCCGTCGTTCTGAGCAGCGCATAGGTGCGGTCGATATATTGCTTCTGGACCACGGCATCCGGCGTCACCGAGCGGAAGTTTGAGACGAAGCCGCCAAGGGTGGCGCGCACCACTCTCGCGTCGGCATATTCGATCTGTTGCGGGAACCCGGCCGTTGCGGCCGTGCCGAGCTTGTCGACCTCGACGATATAGGGCACGAGCTTGACCTGCGTGCTCTGATAAAGCGCATAGGAAAAGCCGACCACGGCCATGACCATGCCGGTGATGCCGACGATGCGCCACGCCGAGGCCGCCTTCACATACGAGCCGTAGCGCTCGTTCCATTCGTTTCGTGCGGCAAGATAGGGGTTGTCGGGCGCGCGGTTCGCTGCCATTTCTCCCGTCCTCTCTGATTATGCTTGATCGTTGCGTTCGGGAGGTGGCTTCGGCGCGCTACGACTGCTGCGGCCGCCGTCCAGCTTGGCATTGGCCAGGCCGAGCAGCGAGCCGGCATACGCGCCGGGAGAACCGATCGCCTTTTCCTTGGCCGCCGATCCGGCAGCCCATCCCGCGTTGCCAATGGTCGACGCCATGCCGCGCAACGCCGCACTTGCGATCGACGATCCCCCTGCCCTTGCAGTTTGTGCGGTCTCGGCGCCTGCTCTTGCGGCAGTTGCTCCGAGAAAGGCGCCGCCCGCCGCAAAGCTCGCCGCGTGCCCGCCATGCCGGATCGCCTCCATGCCACCCGAAACCGAAGCGCCTTGCACCACGCCCTGGATGATCGGCGGCACATACATGGCAATGACAAAAATGACGACGGAGATGCCGGCGACCGCGAGCGTCGAGATGAACTGGTCGGTGTCGGTGGATGGCGTCTCGGCAAGCGAAAGCAGGATGTCGGAACCGATCTTGGCAATCATCACCAGCGCCATCAGCTTCATGCCGACGGAGAAGGCGTAGACGAGATACCGAACCGCGAAGTCCTTGGTATAGGAGGAGCCGCCGAGACCAAGCATGATCATGCCCGCGAGCAGGCCGATATACATCTCTACCATGACGGCCACGAAGATCGCGGCGACAAGGCTGAAGGAAACGACCACCATCACCATGGCGAAGACCGCGGCGATCGCCAGCGCATTATCCTCCCAAAGCCCGAACTTCGCTTGCTCGGACATTTTTGACGCCACCCGGATACCCGCATCGAAGATGTTTGCCGGCGACGCCGAGCCGCTGCCGGCACCGATCTGGTAGAGGCTGTCGACGACGGCGCGGGCGACCGTTGGGCCGTGGTCGAGAATGAAGGCGAAGAGCCCAATGAACATGATCCGCCGGACAAGCTCTGCGAACCAGGCGTCAAGCGAGGCGGCATTGATCGCCAGCCACACGGCGGCGATACCGACCTCTATCCCCGCCAGGATCCAGAACAGGGATCGCGCGGCATTCATGATGGTGGTTTCCCACCCCTTGGCCGCGGTGACGACGGAGTTCTCAAGCGTCGTCAAGACCTGACCCTGCTGGGCGAGCGCTGGAACAGCCGCCAACAGCAGCATGCCGAACGTGATGAACGTCAGCTCCAGTTTGCGTGAGGGGCGGGTGATCACCATCTCG
It encodes the following:
- the trbI gene encoding IncP-type conjugal transfer protein TrbI; the protein is MVQSLKLGGSTAEDAQSGMRRINRLPIIVVIALVILFLGVIFYGLTSRGLFFKDAGLETSSGTPASTFADQLKRGVSDGIIGDTEQQVTFQPTPVEKKEDKATNPFTEQPVREEPQRNQQLEPEAIWRARLKREQQEQYLRERQRQRMARLQANDAAYDAPLAIDRSKLEARADKTSDQTSADKSTASSATTTLPDLYAAALKNGLVGQDLDQNGQKSKEDFFNTDLKELGYLSNRVVPQQSLFELKRGSVIPATLITGINSDLPGRITAQVSQNVYDSATGYRLLIPQGAKLFGRYDSKVSFGQSRVLVVWIDLIFPNGSTLQIGGMAGTDAQGYGGFHDKVNNHYWRTFGSAALIALIGTGIDASMPESSTLATQETASDAARRNFAESFGRVAEQTISRNLNVQPTLEIRPGYKFNVLVDQDIIFPETYRN
- the trbH gene encoding conjugal transfer protein TrbH; the protein is MRALLLRPIRQLAAAGLIVLVLSGCQTGGTDDVVASEAPPDVSGPAASAIAGDMVSRLAEQIGPGKVTIALKPDASPFGQALEAALKGWGYAVVTDQKTDSSKSVIPLAYVLVPFEGQVLARLSTGKVELGRAYTVSASGATPASALSLLKRG
- the trbG gene encoding P-type conjugative transfer protein TrbG, with the protein product MNMRTNTRRAGLILALASGLITGTGLTSGALAGGVSANEEKGIDISGKWRASRGLVTRGDDGKVIFFFGEVQPSVVCSPLQVCDIELQPGEVVRDVLVGDTVRWKVEPATSGAAGGQAIHLIVKPSESGLVTSMVVTTSRRTYHIQLKSHPTQYMARVGFEYPEDVSDKLADINARLEASTIPGADVPAEKLSFSYSVSGRAGWRPTRVYSDGQKTYIQFPRRISGRDAPVLFVVSGGQNRIVNYRMKNDMMIVDYNVEKAVLVSGVGWKQEKVTIRRGGR
- a CDS encoding conjugal transfer protein TrbF; protein product: MAANRAPDNPYLAARNEWNERYGSYVKAASAWRIVGITGMVMAVVGFSYALYQSTQVKLVPYIVEVDKLGTAATAGFPQQIEYADARVVRATLGGFVSNFRSVTPDAVVQKQYIDRTYALLRTTDPATEKVNAWFRSSSPFEKAKTATVSIEVNNIVALSNQSYQIDWTEFERDRKGKETAVRRFRGIATVTLTPPQDEGIIRLNPIGLYLRDFDWTAQL
- the trbL gene encoding P-type conjugative transfer protein TrbL, giving the protein MVITRPSRKLELTFITFGMLLLAAVPALAQQGQVLTTLENSVVTAAKGWETTIMNAARSLFWILAGIEVGIAAVWLAINAASLDAWFAELVRRIMFIGLFAFILDHGPTVARAVVDSLYQIGAGSGSASPANIFDAGIRVASKMSEQAKFGLWEDNALAIAAVFAMVMVVVSFSLVAAIFVAVMVEMYIGLLAGMIMLGLGGSSYTKDFAVRYLVYAFSVGMKLMALVMIAKIGSDILLSLAETPSTDTDQFISTLAVAGISVVIFVIAMYVPPIIQGVVQGASVSGGMEAIRHGGHAASFAAGGAFLGATAARAGAETAQTARAGGSSIASAALRGMASTIGNAGWAAGSAAKEKAIGSPGAYAGSLLGLANAKLDGGRSSRSAPKPPPERNDQA